One Streptomyces sp. L2 genomic window carries:
- a CDS encoding helix-turn-helix transcriptional regulator gives MASLNVGNLGEYLREQRRNAQLSLRQLADAAGVSNPYLSQIERGLRKPSAEVLQQVAKALRISAETLYVRAGILDAERDRDEVETRAVILADPTLNERQKQVLLQIYESFRKENGFGGPEQDLGADDPDGDDSLESGDRAAGSGDRAAADGDAGPRKTAG, from the coding sequence ATGGCATCGCTCAATGTCGGCAACCTCGGTGAGTACCTGCGCGAGCAGCGGCGCAACGCCCAGCTCTCGCTGCGGCAGCTCGCCGATGCCGCCGGGGTGTCCAACCCGTACCTGAGCCAGATCGAGCGCGGGCTGCGCAAGCCCAGCGCGGAGGTGCTCCAGCAGGTCGCCAAGGCGCTGCGCATCTCCGCCGAGACGCTGTACGTCCGCGCAGGCATCCTCGACGCCGAGCGGGACCGGGACGAGGTGGAGACCCGCGCGGTCATCCTCGCCGACCCCACGCTCAACGAACGGCAGAAGCAGGTCCTCCTCCAGATCTACGAGTCCTTCCGCAAGGAGAACGGATTCGGCGGGCCGGAGCAGGACCTCGGGGCGGACGACCCGGACGGCGACGACAGCCTGGAGAGCGGTGACCGTGCCGCCGGAAGCGGCGACCGTGCAGCCGCCGACGGCGATGCCGGTCCGCGGAAGACGGCCGGATAG
- a CDS encoding NUDIX domain-containing protein: MSVVDEDELVERVDDQDRTLGVVVSRREAVREGWLHRVAVTVCRDERGRILVHRRAERLSRFPGLHEVEVGGAVNVGESYERAAARELAEELGMRARPRLLFTFLNRGGLSPHWLGVHEAVVPDAVTADPGEVAWHGWLTEPQLRSALLEWRFTPDSHEVFSRYLAFRSTRP, translated from the coding sequence GTGTCCGTCGTGGACGAGGACGAACTGGTGGAGCGTGTCGACGATCAGGACCGGACGCTGGGGGTGGTGGTCAGCCGTCGGGAGGCCGTCCGGGAGGGCTGGCTGCACCGGGTCGCCGTGACGGTGTGCCGTGATGAGCGAGGACGGATCCTCGTCCATCGGCGGGCCGAGCGGCTATCGCGATTTCCGGGACTGCATGAGGTCGAGGTCGGTGGCGCCGTGAACGTCGGCGAGTCCTACGAGCGGGCCGCCGCGCGGGAGTTGGCCGAAGAGCTGGGCATGCGCGCGCGGCCGCGCCTGCTCTTCACGTTCCTCAACCGCGGTGGTCTGAGCCCTCACTGGCTCGGCGTGCACGAAGCCGTGGTGCCGGACGCCGTGACCGCCGATCCCGGCGAGGTCGCCTGGCACGGCTGGCTCACCGAGCCGCAGCTGCGGTCGGCCCTGCTGGAGTGGCGCTTCACCCCCGACAGCCACGAAGTATTCAGCAGGTACCTAGCGTTCCGGAGCACACGACCCTGA
- a CDS encoding NAD(P)/FAD-dependent oxidoreductase: protein MRHRIAVVGGGPGGLSFARVLHRHGRPVTVLERDAGPDARPPGGTLDLHLGLGQLALEKAGLLDRFRELSRPEGQAMRILDTDGTVLRDWRPGPDERANPEIDRGQLRDLLLGPLDVQWGRGVTRVVPGTPNGVLVHFDDGRQEAYDLVVGADGAWSRVRPAVSTATPHYTGVTSVEASLDDLDIRHPDLARLVGDGSVAVYGANRSLVAQRNSGGHVKVYAKFRAPLDWHTDQGLDLGRDLNPGLNPHLDPDLADAEAVRSSLLALFDGWTAPVLDLLRHGTAFVHRPLHVLPVGHTWTHVPGVTLLGDAAHLMPPLGAGANLAMLEGAELAEALAAFPADAGPEDLDEAVRAFEERMWARAARWAEITTAGLERLVSPDPAEALAVFDRVSSH, encoded by the coding sequence ATGAGACATCGTATCGCTGTGGTCGGAGGCGGTCCCGGCGGCCTGTCGTTCGCCCGCGTCCTGCACCGCCACGGCCGCCCCGTCACCGTCCTCGAACGCGACGCCGGCCCCGATGCCCGTCCCCCGGGCGGCACGCTCGACCTCCATCTGGGGCTGGGCCAGCTCGCCCTGGAGAAGGCGGGGCTGCTGGACCGCTTCCGGGAGCTGTCACGGCCCGAGGGGCAGGCCATGCGCATCCTGGACACGGACGGGACCGTCCTGCGCGACTGGCGGCCCGGTCCGGACGAGCGGGCCAACCCCGAGATCGACCGCGGGCAGCTCCGCGACCTGCTGCTCGGCCCGCTCGACGTCCAGTGGGGCCGGGGCGTGACCCGGGTGGTGCCGGGCACCCCGAACGGCGTCCTCGTCCACTTCGACGACGGGCGGCAGGAGGCGTACGACCTCGTCGTCGGCGCGGACGGCGCCTGGTCCCGGGTCCGCCCCGCGGTCTCGACCGCGACCCCGCACTACACCGGCGTCACCTCGGTCGAGGCCTCCCTCGACGACCTCGACATCCGCCACCCCGATCTCGCCCGGCTGGTCGGCGACGGTTCCGTCGCGGTGTACGGCGCGAACCGCTCCCTCGTCGCCCAGCGCAACAGCGGCGGCCACGTCAAGGTGTACGCCAAGTTCCGCGCACCGCTGGACTGGCACACGGACCAGGGCCTGGACCTGGGCCGAGACCTGAATCCGGGCCTGAATCCGCATCTGGACCCGGACTTGGCTGACGCCGAGGCCGTGCGATCGAGTCTGCTGGCCCTGTTCGACGGCTGGACCGCTCCCGTCCTCGACCTCCTCCGCCACGGCACCGCCTTCGTGCACCGTCCCCTCCACGTCCTGCCCGTGGGCCACACCTGGACCCACGTCCCCGGCGTGACGCTCCTCGGCGACGCCGCCCACCTGATGCCCCCGCTCGGGGCGGGCGCCAACCTCGCGATGCTGGAGGGCGCCGAACTCGCCGAGGCACTCGCCGCCTTCCCTGCGGACGCGGGCCCCGAAGACCTGGACGAGGCCGTCCGCGCCTTCGAGGAACGGATGTGGGCACGGGCCGCCAGGTGGGCGGAGATCACGACCGCCGGCCTGGAACGCCTGGTCAGCCCGGACCCCGCCGAGGCCCTCGCCGTCTTCGACCGGGTTTCGTCCCACTGA
- a CDS encoding aminoglycoside phosphotransferase family protein: protein MMHENEIPTDGVLVRRLLVEQFPQWAELAIRPVESAGTENAIYRLGDEFAVRLPRLEGAVGQVEFEQVWLPRLAPCLPAAVPEPIAVGRPGQGYPFPWAISRWIDGSHPATVPDGSPEGHRLAGDLGGFVTALREAGTAGARTGYRSVPLRTRDALVREWTAKAADDIDAPALLSAWEHALEQPDWDGPPTWTHGDLIPGNVLVDGDRLSAVIDFGTAGVGDPACDAVAAWTLLGAETRKTFRAAGGFDDAAWARGRGWALTFVSGIDYYRHTNPAMAELGLRAVTEVLAEPAG from the coding sequence ATGATGCACGAGAACGAGATTCCGACCGACGGCGTGCTGGTGCGGCGGCTTCTCGTGGAGCAATTTCCGCAGTGGGCGGAGCTGGCCATCAGACCGGTGGAGTCCGCGGGAACCGAGAACGCGATCTACCGGCTGGGCGACGAGTTCGCGGTCCGGTTGCCCCGGTTGGAGGGGGCCGTCGGCCAAGTGGAGTTCGAGCAGGTCTGGTTGCCACGGCTGGCCCCCTGCCTCCCCGCTGCGGTGCCCGAGCCGATCGCCGTGGGACGACCGGGGCAGGGGTACCCCTTTCCGTGGGCGATCAGCCGTTGGATCGACGGCTCGCACCCCGCCACCGTGCCGGACGGGTCCCCCGAGGGGCACCGGCTCGCCGGGGACCTCGGGGGGTTCGTGACGGCGCTGCGTGAGGCCGGCACCGCGGGGGCCCGCACGGGCTACCGGAGCGTGCCCCTGCGCACCCGCGACGCCTTGGTACGGGAGTGGACCGCCAAGGCAGCGGACGACATCGACGCCCCCGCCCTCCTGTCCGCCTGGGAACACGCCCTCGAACAGCCGGACTGGGACGGGCCGCCCACGTGGACGCACGGCGATCTCATCCCCGGCAACGTCCTCGTGGACGGCGATCGGCTCAGCGCGGTGATCGACTTCGGCACCGCGGGCGTCGGTGACCCCGCCTGCGATGCCGTCGCCGCCTGGACGCTGCTCGGTGCGGAGACCCGGAAGACCTTCCGCGCGGCTGGAGGATTCGACGACGCCGCCTGGGCCCGGGGACGAGGCTGGGCACTCACCTTCGTCAGCGGGATCGACTACTACCGCCACACCAACCCCGCCATGGCCGAACTGGGGCTCCGCGCCGTCACCGAGGTTCTCGCGGAACCGGCCGGATGA